One Homo sapiens chromosome 3, GRCh38.p14 Primary Assembly genomic window carries:
- the OR5K1 gene encoding olfactory receptor 5K1 produces MAEENHTMKNEFILTGFTDHPELKTLLFVVFFAIYLITVVGNISLVALIFTHRRLHTPMYIFLGNLALVDSCCACAITPKMLENFFSENKRISLYECAVQFYFLCTVETADCFLLAAMAYDRYVAICNPLQYHIMMSKKLCIQMTTGAFIAGNLHSMIHVGLVFRLVFCGSNHINHFYCDILPLYRLSCVDPYINELVLFIFSGSVQVFTIGSVLISYLYILLTIFKMKSKEGRAKAFSTCASHFLSVSLFYGSLFFMYVRPNLLEEGDKDIPAAILFTIVVPLLNPFIYSLRNREVISVLRKILMKK; encoded by the coding sequence ATGGCTGAAGAAAATCATACCATGAAAAATGAGTTTATCCTCACAGGATTTACAGATCACCCTGAGCTGAAGACTCTGCTGTTTGTGGTGTTCTTTGCCATCTATCTGATCACCGTGGTGGGGAATATTAGTTTGGTGGCACTGATATTTACACACCGTCGGCTTCACACACCAATGTACATCTTTCTGGGAAATCTGGCTCTTGTGGATTCTTGCTGTGCCTGTGCTATTACCCCCAAAATGTTAGAGAACTTCTTTTCTGAGAACAAAAGGATTTCCCTCTATGAATGTGCagtacagttttattttctttgcactGTGGAAACTGCAGACTGCTTTCTTCTGGCAGCAATGGCCTATGACCGCTATGTGGCCATATGCAACCCACTGCAGTACCACATCATGATGTCCAAGAAACTCTGCATTCAGATGACCACAGGGGCCTTCATAGCTGGAAACCTGCATTCCATGATTCATGTAGGGCTTGTATTTAGGTTAGTTTTCTGTGGATCGAATCACATCAACCACTTTTACTGTGATATTCTTCCCTTGTATAGACTCTCTTGTGTTGATCCTTATATCAATGAACTGGTTCTATTCATCTTCTCAGGTTCAGTTCAAGTCTTTACCATAGGTAGTGTCTTAATATCTTATCTCTATATTCTTCTtactattttcaaaatgaaatccaAAGAGGGAAGGGCCAAAGCTTTTTCTACCTGTGCATCCCACTTTTTGTCAGTTTCATTATTCTATGGATCTCTTTTCTTCATGTACGTTAGACCAAATTTGCTTGAAGAAGGGGATAAAGATATACCAGctgcaattttatttacaatagtaGTTCCCTTACTAAATCCTTTCATTTATAGCCTGAGAAATAGGGAAGTAATAAGTGTCTTAAGAAAAATTCTGATGAAGAAATAA